Proteins from a genomic interval of Cucumis melo cultivar AY chromosome 7, USDA_Cmelo_AY_1.0, whole genome shotgun sequence:
- the LOC103494452 gene encoding uncharacterized protein LOC103494452 gives MYRSASWNRFSDEYYSHSAPSSKPGQSLRLSSSFDQGNNELPMNDPVTEMVKREKARVKFAENAVHVIPFVLLICGIVLWFFSNPEVDVEMRGGTMRSTIVGLTLEGEIESTQKEETPPTLNRPLSHSSEPHHTSTSKTTTFIRR, from the exons atgtaccGATCAGCGAGCTGGAACCGATTCTCCGACGAATACTACTCGCATTCGGCCCCGTCCTCGAAGCCAGGGCAGTCATTGCGACTATCGTCGTCGTTTGATCAGGGGAATAATGAGCTTCCAATGAACGATCCGGTGACGGAAATGGTGAAGCGAGAGAAAGCGCGAGTGAAGTTTGCGGAAAATGCTGTTCATGTGATTCCGTTCGTTTTGCTAATCTGCGGCATTGTTCTGTGGTTCTTCTCCAATCCAG AAGTAGATGTGGAGATGAGAGGAGGAACAATGAGGAGCACAATAGTGGGGCTGACACTTGAGGGAGAGATTGAGAGTACCCAAAAGGAGGAAACTCCCCCAACTTTAAATCGACCTTTGTCCCACTCTTCAGAACCTCATCATACCTCAACTTCCAAAACTACAACATTTATACGACGTTAA
- the LOC103494453 gene encoding flavanone 3-dioxygenase 3 — MGLNGEGSGTFPTGKTAQEKGLSYVPNAYVIPAPHRPSLSPEIAIVPIIDMASLRSNDSVQRSLAMEELRKACISLGFFQIINHGITETVMEEALSQANEFFNLPLTEKMKYKSDDVCKAVRYGTSLKDGIDKIKFWRVFLKHYAHPLEDWIDSWPTNPRNYREKMGQYTKEVRKVSLEIMEAITESLNLSPTYLSSKMAEGVQVVAVNCYPPCPQPGVALGLPPHTDYSCITTVLQNSQGLEIMDPADGTWKMVQKIDGALQVHVGDHVEVLSNGLYKGVVHRATVNSERTRISITSLHSLGMDEKMKPAEELVNEQNPKKYKESSFNDFLKFLSSNDLAEGNSFINTLKIQD, encoded by the exons ATGGGTTTAAATGGTGAGGGCTCAGGCACATTTCCTACAGGAAAGACTGCACAAGAGAAAGGTTTAAGCTATGTCCCTAATGCTTATGTGATTCCTGCCCCACACCGCCCGAGTTTGTCGCCTGAGATTGCCATTGTTCCTATCATTGACATGGCTTCTCTAAGATCAAATGACTCAGTTCAAAGGTCCCTTGCGATGGAAGAGCTCAGAAAAGCTTGCATTAGCCTAGGCTTCTTTCAA atAATCAATCATGGAATCACTGAAACAGTGATGGAGGAAGCACTTAGCCAAGCTAACGAATTCTTCAACTTACCACTAACGGAGAAGATGAAATATAAATCAGATGATGTTTGCAAAGCAGTCAGGTATGGGACAAGCCTGAAAGATGGAATTGATAAAATAAAGTTTTGGAGAGTATTCCTCAAACACTATGCTCATCCATTGGAAGATTGGATAGACTCCTGGCCCACCAATCCACGTAATTATAG GGAAAAGATGGGACAATACACCAAGGAGGTGAGAAAAGTGAGCCTAGAGATAATGGAAGCAATAACTGAAAGCTTGAATTTAAGTCCAACATACCTCAGCAGCAAAATGGCTGAAGGAGTCCAAGTAGTGGCAGTAAATTGCTATCCCCCATGTCCACAGCCAGGAGTCGCACTCGGGTTGCCACCACATACAGACTACAGTTGCATAACCACAGTTCTTCAAAACAGCCAAGGCCTTGAAATCATGGACCCAGCTGATGGGACATGGAAGATGGTCCAAAAGATTGATGGTGCTTTGCAGGTCCATGTGGGCGATCATGTGGAAGTTCTTAGCAATGGCCTTTACAAAGGAGTTGTCCACAGAGCAACTGTCAATTCAGAGAGAACAAGAATCTCCATCACAAGTCTGCATAGCTTGGGAATGGACGAGAAAATGAAACCTGCGGAAGAACTTGTGAATGAACAAAATCCTAAAAAGTATAAAGAGAGCAGCTTCAATGATTTTCTCAAATTTCTCTCCAGCAATGATCTTGCAGAAGGAAATAGCTTCATTAACACACTTAAGATCCAGGATTAG
- the LOC103494454 gene encoding uncharacterized protein LOC103494454, with amino-acid sequence MALKFLNKKGWHTGSLRNIENVWKAEQKHEAEQKKLDELRKQILEEKERQEFRLLQEQAGLVPKQERLDFLYESGLAVGKASSSDGFKSLETLPSSSTAAAATEPSSSKEAAAPGALFEDKPHSANDAWRKLHSDPLLIIRQREQQALARVKNNPIQMAMIRKTVEVEKHKDKNPDDKRERKKHRHSKSKRHKDSSPERDYDSEDASPERQRRKHDHDKSSRHDGHSHSEDRRSKADSKNERDRDRGSKYAARTSYDQSDRKTSKSNPRDSAADRHHDRSKRDRDRDSHANNDKDSRRVGEPRYYESHASETPNESRHRHRRPTTKLSEEERAARLREMQQDAELHEEQRWKRLKKAAEDDALEAKQNAVPSSRNFLDTAQKRMYGAEKGGSSTIEESIRRRTYYSQGKSEIEANAFRR; translated from the exons ATGGCGTTGAAGTTCTTGAACAAAAAAGGATGGCACACTGGCAGTCTCCGGAACATAGAGAACGTATGGAAGGCGGAGCAAAAGCATGAGGCCGAGCAGAAGAAGTTGGACGAGCTCCGCAAACAGATCCTGGAGGAGAAAGAACGCCAGGAGTTTCGTCTTCTTCAAGAACAAGCTGGCCTCGTTCC GAAGCAGGAGAGATTGGATTTTCTTTATGAATCGGGTTTGGCAGTTGGGAAAGCTAGCAGTTCCGATGGATTTAAAAGCCTTGAAACCCTACCTAGTTCGTCTACTGCAGCGGCTGCCACTGAACCATCTAGTTCCAAG GAAGCCGCTGCCCCTGGAGCTCTGTTTGAGGATAAACCTCATTCTGCCAATGATGCATGGAGGAAACTCCATTCTGATCCTTTGCTCATCATCCGACAGCGTGAGCAACAAGCTCTTGCTCGTGTAAAAAACAATCCTATTCAGATGGCTATGATTCGCAAAACT GTTGAAGTGGAAAAACACAAGGATAAAAATCCTGATGACAAGAGAGAACGGAAGAAGCACCGCCATAGTAAGTCTAAGCGCCATAAAGATTCTTCTCCAGAAAGAGATTATGATTCTGAAGATGCCAGCCCTGAAAGGCAGAGAAGGAAACACGATCATGACAAGAGTTCAAGACATGATGGCCATTCTCATTCAGAAGATAGAAGAAGCAAAGCAGATTCTAAGAACGAGAGGGATCGTGATAGAGGGTCAAAATATGCTGCACGAACGAGCTATGATCAGTCAGATCGAAAGACATCCAAAAGCAATCCTCGTGATTCTGCAGCAGATAGACATCATGACAGATCAAAGAGAGACAGAGACAGAGATTCTCATGCTAACAATGATAAGGACAGCAGAAGAGTGGGGGAACCAAGATACTATGAATCCCATGCTTCTGAAACTCCTAACGAGTCTCGCCACAGGCATCGCAGACCTACCACAAAGCTTTCAGAGGAAGAGCGTGCTGCTAGACTGCGTGAAATGCAGCAAGATGCTGAGTTACATGAAGAGCAACGATGGAAGCGTTTGAAGAAGGCAGCTGAGGATGATGCACTGGAAGCCAAACAAAATGCAGTGCCCTCGAGCCGAAATTTCTTGGACACGGCTCAGAAACGCATGTACGGTGCAGAGAAGGGAGGAAGCTCAACGATCGAGGAGAGTATTCGCCGTAGGACATATTATTCACAGGGTAAATCTGAAATTGAAGCCAATGCTTTTAGACGGTAA
- the LOC103494450 gene encoding cyclin-U4-1-like — translation MDSVGEKEEMVGIPKVINYLSSVLQRVSESNDQEDRMMNNGTKRNNYSGFDGISRPSISIQSYLERIFKYANCSPSCFVVAYVYLHRFLHNHHPSNFHIDSFNVHRLLITSVLVSAKFFDDLYYNNAYYAKVGGISTMEMNLLELDFLFGLRFQLNVSPNTFHIYCSYLQSEMLLTTQPKLQIQTPIKQLHSFTEDQDASLQKQLTV, via the exons ATGGATTCAGtgggagaaaaagaagaaatggttgGGATTCCCAAAGTCATAAACTATCTATCCTCTGTTCTACAGAGAGTTTCGGAGTCCAATGATCAAGAAGACAGGATGATGAATAATGGTACCAAAAGGAATAATTATTCAGGGTTTGATGGAATATCAAGACCAAGCATTTCCATACAAAGTTATTTGGAGAGGATTTTTAAGTATGCAAATTGTAGCCCAAGTTGCTTTGTTGTTGCTTATGTTTATCTTCATCGCTTTCTTCACAATCATCATCCTTCCAATTTTCACATTGATTCCTTCAATGTTCATAGACTTCTCATTACAAGTGTTCTTGTTTCTGCCAAGTTCTTCGATGATTT gTATTACAACAATGCGTACTATGCAAAAGTTGGTGGAATAAGCACCATGGAAATGAACCTTCTTGAATTGGATTTCTTATTTGGTTTGAGATTCCAACTAAATGTGTCACCAAACACATTTCACATTTACTGCTCTTATCTCCAATCAGAAATGCTATTAACAACGCAACCCAAACTCCAAATCCAAACACCTATAAAACAACTTCACTCTTTCACTGAAGATCAAGACGCTTCCCTTCAAAAGCAGTTGACGGTTTGA
- the LOC103494455 gene encoding NADPH-dependent diflavin oxidoreductase 1 isoform X3 yields MGKLDSPLTSDLKCTEIQIERARLMSPGKFSHGKKKPDCFLKMIKNQCLSKVGSGKDVRHFEFEFVSSVIEYEVGDVLEVLPSQSSAAVNAFIQRCNLDPESFITVSPRNRRKQDPILAAEMGPVKLKTFIELTMDISSASPRRYFFEVMSYYATAPHEKERLQYFASPEGRDDLYQYNQKERRSVLEVLEDFPSVKMPFDWLVQLVPPLKTRSFSISSSALAHPNQVHLTVNVVSWMTPYKRKRSGLCSSWLAGLDPEQCVHVPVWFHKGSLPAPAPSLPLILVGPGTGCAPFRGFVEERSIENTSMATAPVLFFFGCRNEDNDFLYRDFWLSHSENHGVLSEEKGGGFYVAFSRDQPRKVYVQHKMLEQSEKIWNLLREGAAVYVAGSSTKMPADVWSTFEEIISKETQLPRESAVRWLRALEKAGKYHVEAWS; encoded by the exons ATAAAAAATCAGTGCCTGAGTAAAGTAGGCTCTGGAAAGGATGTGCGCCactttgaatttgaatttgtttcttcg GTAATAGAATATGAAGTTGGTGATGTTCTTGAGGTTCTTCCTAGTCAGAGCTCAGCTGCAGTAAATGCTTTCATACAACGTTGCAATTTGGACCCTGAATCATTTATCACG GTTTCTCCTAGAAATAGGCGCAAACAGGATCCTATTCTAGCTGCCGAAATGGGACCTGTCAAATTGAAAACTTTCATTGAACTGACGATGGATATTTCGTCTGCTTCTCCTAGACGCTATTTTTTTGAG GTTATGAGTTACTATGCAACAGCTCCACACGAAAAGGAAAGACTTCAATATTTTGCCTCACCTGAAGGAAGAGACGATTTATATCAGTATAACCAAAAGGAACGAAGAAGCGTCCTTGAG GTATTAGAAGATTTCCCTTCTGTCAAAATGCCATTTGATTGGTTGGTGCAGTTGGTTCCTCCATTGAAAACAAGATCATTCTCCATATCCTCTTCCGCTTTAGCTCACCCAAATCAGGTGCACTTAACTGTAAATGTAGTATCTTGGATGACACCATATAAACGGAAACGATCGGGCCTCTGCTCAAGTTGGCTTGCTGGACTTGATCCTGAACAAT GCGTTCATGTCCCGGTGTGGTTCCACAAGGGTTCGCTTCCTGCTCCGGCCCCATCTCTTCCCTTGATTCTTGTTGGACCCGGAACAGGTTGTGCACCCTTTAGAGGATTTGTAGAGGAAAGGTCCATAGAGAATACCTCTATGGCAACTGCTCCAGTTTTGTTCTTCTTTGGTTGTCGAAATGAGGACAACGACTTCCTATACCGAGATTTCTGGTTATCACATTCGGAAAATCACGGAGTACTATCAGAGGAAAAGGGTGGGGGCTTTTACGTCGCATTTTCCAGAGATCAACCACGGAAGGTTTACGTCCAACACAAGATGCTAGAACAGAGTGAAAAGATATGGAACTTGCTTAGGGAGGGTGCTGCTGTATACGTTGCAGGGTCATCGACAAAAATGCCTGCAGATGTATGGTCAACGTTTGAGGAAATTATATCGAAAGAAACTCAGCTTCCACGGGAATCTGCTGTAAGATGGCTAAGGGCATTGGAGAAGGCAGGTAAATACCATGTCGAAGCATGGTCTTGA
- the LOC103494451 gene encoding peptide methionine sulfoxide reductase A3-like, translated as MLKNLALPFSSSSSSSSTLPSLFLPISSFLSKPTPNFSKPFFQSNFSIKPISPFPKTHRPISSKPPSMNLLNKLGFGSKPSPELSAIAQGPDDDIPAPGQQFAQFGAGCFWGVELGFQRVPGVTKTEVGYTQGHVHNPSYEDVCTGQTYHSEVVRVQYDPKECSYESLLDAFWARHDPTTVNRQGNDVGTQYRSGIYFYTPEQEKAARESMERHQKTLNRKIVTEILPAKKFYRAEEYHQQYLEKGGRFGFKQSAAKGCNDPIRCYG; from the exons ATGCTCAAAAACTTAGCCTtacccttttcttcttcttcttcttcttcttcaactcttCCTTCTCTGTTCCTTCCCATTTCCTCCTTTCTCTCAAAACCCACTCCTAATTTCTCCAAACCCTTCTTCCAATCCAATTTTTCAATCAAACCCATCTCTCCTTTCCCCAAAACCCACCGACCCATTTCTTCAAAACCCCCTTCCATGAATCTCTTGAACAAGCTTGGTTTTGGCTCCAAACCCTCGCCGGAGTTGTCCGCCATTGCTCAAGGTCCCGACGATGACATTCCCGCCCCTGGCCAGCAGTTTGCCCAATTTGGGGCTGGTTGTTTTTGGGGCGTCGAATTGGGGTTTCAGAGAGTGCCCGGTGTGACCAAAACGGAGGTCGGGTACACTCAAGGGCATGTTCATAATCCTTCGTATGAAGATGTTTGTACGGGGCAGACCTATCACTCTGAGGTTGTTCGGGTTCAGTATGATCCTAAAGAATGCAGTTATGAGTCTCTGCTTGATGCTTTTTGGGCTCGACATGATCCCACTACTGTTAATCGCCAG GGAAATGATGTGGGAACACAATACAGATCTGGCATATACTTCTACACTCCTGAACAAGAGAAAGCTGCTCGAGAATCAATGGAACGCCACCAGAAGACATTGAACAGAAAGATTGTGACTGAGATTCTTCCTGCCAAGAAGTTCTACCGAGCGGAGGAATATCATCAACAATATCTTGAGAAAGGAGGTCGATTCGGCTTCAAGCAATCTGCTGCTAAAGGCTGTAACGACCCAATTCGCTGCTATGGTTAG
- the LOC103494455 gene encoding NADPH-dependent diflavin oxidoreductase 1 isoform X4, producing the protein MSPGKFSHGKKKPDCFLKMIKNQCLSKVGSGKDVRHFEFEFVSSVIEYEVGDVLEVLPSQSSAAVNAFIQRCNLDPESFITVSPRNRRKQDPILAAEMGPVKLKTFIELTMDISSASPRRYFFEVMSYYATAPHEKERLQYFASPEGRDDLYQYNQKERRSVLEVLEDFPSVKMPFDWLVQLVPPLKTRSFSISSSALAHPNQVHLTVNVVSWMTPYKRKRSGLCSSWLAGLDPEQCVHVPVWFHKGSLPAPAPSLPLILVGPGTGCAPFRGFVEERSIENTSMATAPVLFFFGCRNEDNDFLYRDFWLSHSENHGVLSEEKGGGFYVAFSRDQPRKVYVQHKMLEQSEKIWNLLREGAAVYVAGSSTKMPADVWSTFEEIISKETQLPRESAVRWLRALEKAGKYHVEAWS; encoded by the exons ATAAAAAATCAGTGCCTGAGTAAAGTAGGCTCTGGAAAGGATGTGCGCCactttgaatttgaatttgtttcttcg GTAATAGAATATGAAGTTGGTGATGTTCTTGAGGTTCTTCCTAGTCAGAGCTCAGCTGCAGTAAATGCTTTCATACAACGTTGCAATTTGGACCCTGAATCATTTATCACG GTTTCTCCTAGAAATAGGCGCAAACAGGATCCTATTCTAGCTGCCGAAATGGGACCTGTCAAATTGAAAACTTTCATTGAACTGACGATGGATATTTCGTCTGCTTCTCCTAGACGCTATTTTTTTGAG GTTATGAGTTACTATGCAACAGCTCCACACGAAAAGGAAAGACTTCAATATTTTGCCTCACCTGAAGGAAGAGACGATTTATATCAGTATAACCAAAAGGAACGAAGAAGCGTCCTTGAG GTATTAGAAGATTTCCCTTCTGTCAAAATGCCATTTGATTGGTTGGTGCAGTTGGTTCCTCCATTGAAAACAAGATCATTCTCCATATCCTCTTCCGCTTTAGCTCACCCAAATCAGGTGCACTTAACTGTAAATGTAGTATCTTGGATGACACCATATAAACGGAAACGATCGGGCCTCTGCTCAAGTTGGCTTGCTGGACTTGATCCTGAACAAT GCGTTCATGTCCCGGTGTGGTTCCACAAGGGTTCGCTTCCTGCTCCGGCCCCATCTCTTCCCTTGATTCTTGTTGGACCCGGAACAGGTTGTGCACCCTTTAGAGGATTTGTAGAGGAAAGGTCCATAGAGAATACCTCTATGGCAACTGCTCCAGTTTTGTTCTTCTTTGGTTGTCGAAATGAGGACAACGACTTCCTATACCGAGATTTCTGGTTATCACATTCGGAAAATCACGGAGTACTATCAGAGGAAAAGGGTGGGGGCTTTTACGTCGCATTTTCCAGAGATCAACCACGGAAGGTTTACGTCCAACACAAGATGCTAGAACAGAGTGAAAAGATATGGAACTTGCTTAGGGAGGGTGCTGCTGTATACGTTGCAGGGTCATCGACAAAAATGCCTGCAGATGTATGGTCAACGTTTGAGGAAATTATATCGAAAGAAACTCAGCTTCCACGGGAATCTGCTGTAAGATGGCTAAGGGCATTGGAGAAGGCAGGTAAATACCATGTCGAAGCATGGTCTTGA